The window GTGGACACTGATGCAGCCACCAGGCGTTGTCCAGGCACATCAGGTAGCTCTGACAACCTCCAGCCATGGAGGGGcgcactgccagctgttggCACTCCTCCGTAAGGTTCACAGATTTCCTCTCCATCATCCAACTGCAAATAGTCTGATTTCGCATCAGTTCCTGCTCCTTCGGCATCGGCAGGCATGTTCCAGCATGTGGAGAGTAGTAGTATTGCTTGGAGCAGTTCCGCAGCCGCCACTTGCCACCAAAACAACGGAAGTACTGCTGGCAGTTGCCACTTTTGGTAGCCACCGTCTGGGACTCACTGCCATTATTACATGGTGGAAGATTGGAGACTCGAGCAAAAGAGCACACGAAGTCGTCTCGGGGTTCCAGACAGCGTTGCTGTTCCGTATTATAGTAACGCTGGTCGGAGCAAGTGCGTCGTCTCCATTGGCCGTCTATACATACTTCGTACTGGGAGCAATTGGTTTCCACAGGACGCTTCTCGTCCAGATCGCAGAGCTAGAATGGGACAGTAAGAGAAAAGATTATTTCTAATAGAACAAATAATGGGACATTATTCATCATTTTTTCGAAAAGCCCTTCCCAATTTAAATGAATAATACCCATTTCTAACCACTGATATCGGGAACATCGAGAATTATCTTTTTCAGAGAGCAGACAAATCCACATGTTCCATTCTAtaggcacaaaaataaaaggcCGAAAGGTTTTCATTCATctaatttgaatttattttagaGCATATATAGTGTATAGAGTATATTATTGGTTAGTCATATACGTATAGAAGTGGAACAAGCGGAACACATTCACATTAATGGTAACTCGTAAATAACACGTAGTGTCATAGGATAATATAGTCGATTATATGTGACCTAATCCAGGCCCCAGGGCTTAGAAGAGCTTATGGAAGAATCTCTTGAACATGGAGAGGGACCTTACGTTTTCCTCAGCATCGACGGAGCGCTTTTGGACGCCGTGGTAGCTGCTGCACAAGCCCAGTTCCGGGGCGAACAACTGACCCACAGAGCACGGATGGAAGGTTACGCTGATGCGATCCTCATCGTCGCACGAGCAGAATCCGGTTCGGGTGCTGGCAGAGGCGAAGGCCTCATAGCGAGCACGTTTCTGGCACTCCTGCAAGTTGCACTGAATCATGGCGGAGAGCGTGCAAATTCCCTTGCTGATGTCGAAGAGTTTACCGGCATCACAGTGGAAGAAGACAGCAGAATCGACATCCTGGCAGGCGCAGTAGCCACTCGTTGTGTTTGTGGCAGCAAAAGCTTGCGCCCCTAGAGTCCTGTCGCGGCATCGAACGGAATCGCATGCACTGGTGGCACTAATAAGGGTCGTAACATCCATACAGGCGCCCACTGCAGCGCTGAAAGTCTGACCCTCGTTACATTCCTTATAAACTGGAGTTTCGTCCAGGCACATGCAGAAACCCGTGTCGGTGTTTAAAGCAGGGTAGACCCAAAAATCTGCGGAGCATTTACCCGGCTCACAAACGCATTCAGAGGCCTGGAACAACATAAAACACTTTACCATAGAAGACATATACTTTTGTCTAAGAAACTTACTGCAAGGACGATGCAACGACCTTGTTCAGTGCCGTACACCATATCCACGTCACAGGTTTCAAGGAATACATCGCCGTTTTCACAGATGCAGAAGTTTGGATTCTCGTCGCCGCCGGTATTCGTCGGGAAGGGAACAAAGTCGCCAAGAGTGGCGCACTTGTCGACATTACACTCACATGTGACATTGCCATCCTGAGGGAAAAAAGTGGCTTAGCTTGAATactttactttaaaatatgtGTTTTTATATACGTATGAGAAACTGGGTTTTCTTCTTCAGCCGTTTGGGCAAAAACTCAAATATCAAAGAAGAGTGCATAAAAATTTTGGTCATTTtgtagatttttaaaatagaaaatatgcATAACTCAGCTAATTCTCAACAGATCCTGAAATGTTATACCTTGCCGATCTTAGAACTTTGAGCAGcatcattttcaatcaaaacctggcaaccaAATTTTTGACTccttttcgaaaattttcaaaggggtatcatcatgattttggccaaaaatccgGCCAAATTTTTGTCCTTCGATTTTTTAagacttttgatgcagtttgaaGCGGATTAgatccctgattcataaatggtattccgtttacgAATCGGTTcagaaatagttaagatatacAATAAAAAGCAATtgtatattgattttggctaaaaatggtccaaatttttgtttctttgatttttaagATCTTTCAATGCATTTCGATGGCGATTGAATGTCTGATTCATAACTGGTAGTCAGTTGTTGAATCGGAGTTGATATGGTTAgatatttgattaaaaatgtATGGAAAATTGCATTAGAATCATACCTGAGGAGTTTTGCACACTCCGAGTTTGGCATTGAACTCCGTTCCCTCCTCGCAGGGCACATAGGTGGGCAGACCATCTTCACATACGCAGAAACCTGCGACTCCGCAGATGGCCGGGTAGACACTGTAATTGTCCAAAGTATCGCACTGTTCCGCATCGCATTCACTTGGAGTAACGACCACTACTTGGCAGATTCCCAAATTGGGATTGAATTCCGAGCCCTCGGTACACTGGGCCACGACAGGACAAGAGTTCAGGCAGTAGCAGTATGAGGAAGTGTCATTGGGAACGGCGAAAGTATTGTATTCCAAACCGTCATCACATTGGCTGGCATCACAGACATTCGGAGTGCAGGATGTTTGAATCTAAGAATACGAAATAAGGTATTTCTGCGTTCATAAAAGGACATTAAAAATGAAGCACTTACCGAGCTAATGCAGGCACCGACTGAGGCATCAAACGCGGTGTTGGAGGGACAGACGTCAAATTGTGGCACTTCATCCACGCAGACGCAGAATCCTTCGTCGGTATTTACAGCCGGAATGTTTGTGAAATCGGGTTTTCCCAGGCACCCCTTGGAGCAGCAACGGGGCTAAAAACAATTCGAAAATTAATATACTCGTTGCTTGAATATTTGCTTTCAACTCACATCGGGAATCGGAATAAGGGTACACAGCAGATCCTCGCTGTCAAAAGTGTATCCAATGGGACAGGGAACGGAGATTGGTTCACCGGCACGGCACAAACAGAAGCTATCCGAATCTACGTAGTCCTCGGAAACGCTATACTCCGTAGCCGAGTCACAAATTCGGGGATCGCAGTTTCCGGTCTAGAAACAATAGTAGCCGGATTACTAATTAAATCCTTAGATTAATTCCAGTGTTACATACGAAGGAGCAGGCTCCGAGATCTGCGTCGAAGAACAATCCAGTGTCACAGGATTCAATGTATCCTTTGCCGTCTTGACAAGTGCAGAAGGTGGAGGTGTCGTTGCTCAGCGAGGGATAGACATAGTCCTCAGCGGCTTCCTCGCAGATGCACTGATCACAGTTCGTCTATAAGGAAAAGGTTTAAAAGAAACACTTTCTGAACAAATATTTCTGACAACTTACGCTGGGTTGGATTTTGCAAATTCCTAGCGTAGCCTCATAGGCGGAATCGGATGGGCAGACCACAATGGTTGCCTGATTGTTGTTGCAGACATAGAACTTGCTGGTGTCACCTTCCACGGGATATGTGGTACCATCAGCAGCGCTAGCGCATAGCTCAGCAGAACATTGCACTGTGGATGAGCACTGGGCGGTCTCAGCGTCGAAGCCCTCACCCGTGGGGCACTCCAGAACAGTGGGCACTCCGTCGGTGCATTGGTAGTACTTGGTGCAGATCGGATGAGCCACGTTGCCAGTGCTGCAGGTGCACGGATTTATGCACGCGCCAGTAACATCCACTTCGCACTGTTCCCTGACAGTGCTGTACCACTGTCCGGAGCCGCAGGATTTCTCAGTGGCCAAGCCATTCCAGCAAGTGATGTAGCTTGTGCAATCGGTAGCATCGGGCATCTGGTAGCCATTGGGTTTGTTGGCACAGGGCCAGCAGGTTCCAGTCGTGTCGGGGGAGCAGACTCCTCCTATAAGGATATTACCGACGCCGCAGCTGCCCTCCACGAGCTCGCCGTTCTCGCAAATCTGATACTTATCACAGTCGGTGGGATGGCAAACGATGGCGCCTTGTTGAATTCCACCCTCGCAGGTCAAGCTACGCTTCTGGCGGGATGCGGATTTCGATCCGCTCGATTTATTCTCGGGGCAAACGTTGGCGGTATCCTGACGGCAAATGCCTGTGGCGGCATCGAAGTAGTAGTCCTGAGAGCATGTCTCCTTCTGCCACTGTCCATTTATGCAGGCCGAGTAGCTCCAGCAGTTGTTGCCACTGATAGGAAGATCACGAGCACTGCACTCGACAAGGGTTGCTGAGGTTGTTGGTTCCGACAAGCTCGTTGAAGTCGTTGGGATTTCTGTGGTTGACGTGCTTGATGCGATTGTAGTGCTTCCGTCTATACACACATTCTCAGTATCAATCACGCATTCTTTACCATTAAAGTATTCGCCGGAGGAGCAGCAATTGGACACCCACTCGCCATACTCGCACTTGTCGAACTTGGTGCAGTCTTGAGGATCCACCCTTACATCGCCATTGGTACAGGCAGAAGACACACAGCATTCGTTGTCCGGGTCGGGGACACACACTCTCAAATTGGCATCGAATCGGTTGCCAGATCCACAGTCGCCACCCTCCTCTAGAACGCCGTTAAGGCAGTTTAAAAATCCACGGCAGTTGTCCGGGTTGGGAGCCAGCTCTCCGTTCTTGGCATTCTCGCAATCACAACCCTCTGGAATTTCGGTGGTGGTTTCCTCTTCGCAGGGTTCTGGAGTGGTGGTCTCCTCTTCGCAGGGTTCCGGGGTGGTAGTGGTAGAGTCCTCGCAAGGTTCAGTGGTAGAGTCCTCGCATGTGCCAGGTACACAGAGCCAGCCGTTCACATCGATACGGCTGCCTTCTGGACACTTCTGTAGGGTGGCAGCGCCGTCAGAGCACAGGTAGAAGATTGTGCAGTCAGAGGCGTCGGCTACAGCATCACCGTCTTGCTTGTCAATGCAGAAATTGCTCCAGCAGGTCCTGGCAGTATCCGGCACACAGGCGCTGGCCGTGTTGTTGAAGAGGCTGCCGAGAGGACATCTCTGGGCGTAGGCCTTCTGCTCGTCACAGATGTAGAAGTCGGCGCAGTTTTCAGTATTGGCCAAATAGGCACCGGTTACCTCATCGGCGCAAACATTGGTTGTCTGCAAGACACGTAATAGTTAGTCAGAGATTGgtcaaaaacaagaaatacTTTTGCATACCTCGGCCAGAGGAGCCACCAGGCTCAGCTTGCAGAGACCACGTCCGGCATTGGCGCACTTTCCGGTCTTAGGATTGTATTCCTTACCCTCCGGGCAGCTAACCCGACGCACTACGTTTTTCGAGGAGCAGCGGTAGAAGCTGGAGCAACTTGAAGGATTCGGCCAATGGGTCGAGAGGTTGCGTATCTTCCGGTAAAGGCATTCAGGGTCGACGGCATCCACCACGGCGAGGGTCACTGCAGTGAGTGTCACCACAGCTAGCAGAGTAACTGATGGTGGAAACAGAAATGATTCGTTTATTGATATCCTTCTCATGATCCTGGCCATGCTCACCTTTCATCTTGTGTTCACTTGTATTCCACTCGTGTTGATCGAAGTGTACTCCGCACTTTTGCCAAAATTTCGTCGCCTTATATACATCATAGACCTTTCCTCTACAAACTTTTCTTATCGCCATCAATTATGTTGATCATGTCAAGACACAGCCCTATCATGTCAACCTAATTGAGGTGTGATCTCTTGGAACCTGGGTTCCTAGAAGTTGACTTCTAGTAGGGCCACTCccaaattattttcttttgatATGCGGAATTTGCAAAGTTATGAATGAATGTCATTGTCGTGGCCCCCAAATCAAGATCACTGGGAACAAGATCCTATGGAAAATCACACAGCTCTGATTACTTTTTATAAGTGCATGCTAATTGatgttctttatttttctaaGCGCAGACGGTGGAGCAGGCTTGCTGAATGGTGTTCCAGTAAAGACTATCGGGACAATCTTTCACATAACCAGTGTCACCGTCGCAGTGGATGTACAAATGACAGTTGTACGGATGGGGCAGGTACTGCACACCAGAGTGCGACTTGCAAGAGGCATTGGCATCCACGCCGGGATTAGGTACGGTCGTTAGTTCCGTGGGTTCAACGCTTGGTGCATATTTTGTTGAAACCACATCCGGTTCCTTCGTTGGTTCCTCACTTGCTGATTCTGTGGTTTCTTCTGAGGGCTCTGAAGTAGGTTCTTCAGTGGGTTCTCCGGTTGGCTCTCCCGTGGGTTCTTCAGTGGGTTCTTTCGTGGGATCTCCAGTGGGTTCTCCAGAAGGCTCTCCAGTAGGATCGTCAGTGGGTTCTGCAGTTGTTTCTTCAGACGGCTCCCCAGTAGGGTCGTCAGTGGGTACTGGAGTTTCGTCAGATGGCTCCCCAGTAGGTTCTCCTGTGGAAGTCGTTGGTTTTTCCGTTGTTTCCAATGGATCATCGGTGGTCTCATCTGAGGGATCCTCCGTGGAGTCGTCGTCCCATGGATCATCGGTCGGGTCATCGGGATCCTCCGTGGTTGCTGGCGCCTCCGATGGCTTGGCACAATTCCTAGCGCTCAGAGCTGTTGCCAGGAGCATCAGCTGCAAGGACATCAATATCCAGACCA of the Drosophila ananassae strain 14024-0371.13 chromosome 2R, ASM1763931v2, whole genome shotgun sequence genome contains:
- the LOC6507930 gene encoding uncharacterized protein LOC6507930 is translated as MAIRKVCRGKVYDVYKATKFWQKCGVHFDQHEWNTSEHKMKVTLLAVVTLTAVTLAVVDAVDPECLYRKIRNLSTHWPNPSSCSSFYRCSSKNVVRRVSCPEGKEYNPKTGKCANAGRGLCKLSLVAPLAETTNVCADEVTGAYLANTENCADFYICDEQKAYAQRCPLGSLFNNTASACVPDTARTCWSNFCIDKQDGDAVADASDCTIFYLCSDGAATLQKCPEGSRIDVNGWLCVPGTCEDSTTEPCEDSTTTTPEPCEEETTTPEPCEEETTTEIPEGCDCENAKNGELAPNPDNCRGFLNCLNGVLEEGGDCGSGNRFDANLRVCVPDPDNECCVSSACTNGDVRVDPQDCTKFDKCEYGEWVSNCCSSGEYFNGKECVIDTENVCIDGSTTIASSTSTTEIPTTSTSLSEPTTSATLVECSARDLPISGNNCWSYSACINGQWQKETCSQDYYFDAATGICRQDTANVCPENKSSGSKSASRQKRSLTCEGGIQQGAIVCHPTDCDKYQICENGELVEGSCGVGNILIGGVCSPDTTGTCWPCANKPNGYQMPDATDCTSYITCWNGLATEKSCGSGQWYSTVREQCEVDVTGACINPCTCSTGNVAHPICTKYYQCTDGVPTVLECPTGEGFDAETAQCSSTVQCSAELCASAADGTTYPVEGDTSKFYVCNNNQATIVVCPSDSAYEATLGICKIQPSTNCDQCICEEAAEDYVYPSLSNDTSTFCTCQDGKGYIESCDTGLFFDADLGACSFTGNCDPRICDSATEYSVSEDYVDSDSFCLCRAGEPISVPCPIGYTFDSEDLLCTLIPIPDPRCCSKGCLGKPDFTNIPAVNTDEGFCVCVDEVPQFDVCPSNTAFDASVGACISSIQTSCTPNVCDASQCDDGLEYNTFAVPNDTSSYCYCLNSCPVVAQCTEGSEFNPNLGICQVVVVTPSECDAEQCDTLDNYSVYPAICGVAGFCVCEDGLPTYVPCEEGTEFNAKLGVCKTPQDGNVTCECNVDKCATLGDFVPFPTNTGGDENPNFCICENGDVFLETCDVDMVYGTEQGRCIVLAASECVCEPGKCSADFWVYPALNTDTGFCMCLDETPVYKECNEGQTFSAAVGACMDVTTLISATSACDSVRCRDRTLGAQAFAATNTTSGYCACQDVDSAVFFHCDAGKLFDISKGICTLSAMIQCNLQECQKRARYEAFASASTRTGFCSCDDEDRISVTFHPCSVGQLFAPELGLCSSYHGVQKRSVDAEENLCDLDEKRPVETNCSQYEVCIDGQWRRRTCSDQRYYNTEQQRCLEPRDDFVCSFARVSNLPPCNNGSESQTVATKSGNCQQYFRCFGGKWRLRNCSKQYYYSPHAGTCLPMPKEQELMRNQTICSWMMERKSVNLTEECQQLAVRPSMAGGCQSYLMCLDNAWWLHQCPLGMYFSREHNYCLPNDKGQCLIKDEKANCSAGDNRALVGSCHSYELCQEEKWITKRCQEREQFEPLLGCIPSDGSCQANGMRRICREGELRSKTEEDNCSPGFLFCENEEWHLGSCLKGHSYAGKQKSCMMQSQCQVKRLLSTENKCLGQADGLSVPDPTDCTQFYLCLQQEAAMLQSCPSGSFFDSELGYCRPNDGSCQLPICSNVEDGKLVAHPGDCRAYYSCSRRNGTSLIRCDEGQYFHSFLSICRVDHGQCMKEINQNDTDQATRMCSGLHGVRVAHELYCNLYYACVKGLAIPVECPAQHQFNPVLSLCEPESQAIETCRNGQLEANSSHAYSCGNLADGTFLANRTDCTRYFICAGGVAMAQRCDAGRYFDSEQLLCLVDDGSCPLVESVGDDDEPNNQHVPPDPLVCEGKHGHIMPDPANCNNFYICVSGTLRHELCYTNYFFNSTLQQCQAYEVNSGGDSTTEQPIESQSGDLSGQEKAGSTSGICKDKPTTFDTVCGIIGSNFVAEQGDCRRYTSCEDDVAISQRCRNGESFDSLLGICRQSDGTCLMENGERVGVCTGKHGQLTRDADNCRGYFVCVHGQKIEGQCTQGEFFNRLTSSCEPDTLQQCKTEGDDTVAVDNIG
- the LOC6507929 gene encoding putative uncharacterized protein DDB_G0290521, which encodes MKLVWILMSLQLMLLATALSARNCAKPSEAPATTEDPDDPTDDPWDDDSTEDPSDETTDDPLETTEKPTTSTGEPTGEPSDETPVPTDDPTGEPSEETTAEPTDDPTGEPSGEPTGDPTKEPTEEPTGEPTGEPTEEPTSEPSEETTESASEEPTKEPDVVSTKYAPSVEPTELTTVPNPGVDANASCKSHSGVQYLPHPYNCHLYIHCDGDTGYVKDCPDSLYWNTIQQACSTVCA